The following coding sequences lie in one Hypanus sabinus isolate sHypSab1 chromosome 20, sHypSab1.hap1, whole genome shotgun sequence genomic window:
- the LOC132378692 gene encoding E3 ubiquitin-protein ligase NHLRC1-like, whose protein sequence is MSYVLRNRCPCEDVWEWEGLPMENPAAAFTEPMALRTARSLVQDIRINVLECKVCFEHYGDNTACRPCVLPCGHVVCRHCARTLTRAGELQCPFCRRCGPSSLAADCLPLLQLAEMLGPEQGGGPGLPSQLRLITVYGGWGQLLNPRALAVCPELLAVADDSSRPVRLWERGERWLESDVEATGLVYPLGVALAGGGQLLVVTDGGDSSLKVFVLGQSRKPAVVQDNFGLPWGVAAGLSIIQVVLTDAGRGSLLLLNLRLPGGALLGTESVCEGLRCPREVAVCPRQGCIHVVEHLLPPGSSAAVRLKTFNSRHQLIRQLDSTGVSPVARIPAGLSAIAVDADGNVLVADGLDGTVGRVGVPGTRQYSILVDHGLIRPVGLACTADGELMVLDGGDNTWKVYADLSMPPARELS, encoded by the coding sequence ATGTCATATGTCTTGAGGAATCGGTGCCCTTGTGAGGACGTCTGGGAATGGGAAGGGCTGCCGATGGAGAACCCGGCTGCAGCGTTCACCGAGCCGATGGCCTTGCGCACCGCCCGCAGCCTGGTACAGGATATCAGGATCAATGTGCTGGAGTGCAAAGTCTGTTTCGAGCACTACGGCGATAACACGGCATGCCGACCCTGTGTGCTGCCGTGCGGGCATGTCGTGTGCCGCCACTGCGCCCGGACTCTGACCCGGGCCGGAGAGCTGCAGTGCCCGTTCTGCCGGCGCTGTGGGCCGTCGTCGCTGGCCGCCGACTGCCTGCCGCTGCTGCAGCTCGCGGAGATGCTGGGCCCGGAGCAGGGCGGCGGCCCCGGTTTGCCCTCGCAGCTCCGACTGATAACGGTGTACGGAGGCTGGGGCCAGCTGCTCAATCCCAGGGCGCTGGCCGTGTGCCCCGAACTGCTGGCAGTGGCCGATGACAGTTCCCGGCCGGTGCGGCTTTGGGAACGCGGCGAGCGCTGGCTGGAGTCCGACGTCGAGGCCACGGGGCTGGTGTACCCGCTGGGCGTGGCGCTGGCCGGCGGCGGGCAACTGCTGGTGGTGACGGACGGCGGCGACTCGTCTCTTAAGGTGTTCGTTTTGGGTCAAAGCCGGAAACCTGCCGTAGTCCAGGACAACTTCGGTCTCCCGTGGGGTGTGGCTGCGGGTCTGAGCATCATCCAGGTGGTACTGACAGACGCCGGGCGAGGCTCTTTACTACTGCTGAACCTGCGGCTGCCCGGCGGTGCCCTACTGGGTACCGAGAGCGTGTGCGAGGGGCTGCGCTGCCCCCGGGAAGTGGCCGTGTGCCCGCGGCAAGGCTGCATCCATGTGGTGGAGCACCTCTTGCCGCCCGGCTCCTCCGCCGCTGTCCGCCTCAAAACCTTCAACAGTCGCCACCAACTGATCCGCCAGCTGGACAGCACCGGCGTGAGCCCGGTCGCCCGCATCCCCGCCGGACTCTCCGCCATCGCCGTGGATGCCGATGGCAACGTGCTGGTTGCCGACGGGCTGGACGGTACGGTGGGTCGTGTAGGTGTCCCTGGGACCCGCCAGTACAGCATCCTTGTGGACCATGGTCTGATCCGCCCAGTAGGGCTGGCATGCACTGCTGACGGCGAGCTAATGGTGCTAGACGGTGGAGACAACACGTGGAAGGTGTATGCTGATCTCTCCATGCCTCCCGCCAGAGAGCTATCCTGA